Proteins encoded in a region of the Anoxybacillus amylolyticus genome:
- a CDS encoding Na+/H+ antiporter NhaC family protein, which produces MEGTWVSLLPFLLVIPLAIWLKEMLPGLVVGLLVGAFCLEGQFFSAIERAVNAMLEAATNDGHMQVILFLYLFGALTGMMQITGGVKGFVQWISPKIHSKRRMMGFIWLTLPFTFFTPMFRIMLLAPVMKPLSEKFQMDKRKMAYIIDVSTEPIIVLLPIATAFIGFMTSVVEGALEQNVIAQAAYPLFLASLPYNFFAVIALIIGIVTTFRHVQIGKEERAHVESETNYFHRLGLKKELALVVGEPLHLFFPLFFLFVFTIFFLWYDGKTKGATTLFAAFSHADATFVMLVALFLTIVLTAIFYFLRRQKLHELIYHFFEGGNELIAAISMLLLVWALSLTAEQLGFSSYISATFGTFLPKEIVPAAVFILGSFISYFIGTSWGTWGLFMPLGVTLASATGASLPMTIGAVFASGTFGAFASPLGDTTITTASIMDLDLMEYAKYKLRISLLCGVLALIGYLLFPFIS; this is translated from the coding sequence TTGGAAGGAACATGGGTATCGCTATTGCCTTTTTTGCTCGTTATTCCACTTGCGATTTGGTTGAAAGAGATGTTGCCAGGTCTTGTTGTCGGGTTATTGGTTGGTGCGTTTTGTTTAGAAGGTCAATTTTTTTCGGCGATTGAACGAGCAGTGAATGCCATGCTAGAAGCCGCAACAAATGATGGACATATGCAAGTCATTTTGTTTTTGTATTTGTTCGGAGCGCTTACTGGGATGATGCAAATTACTGGAGGAGTGAAAGGATTTGTTCAATGGATTAGCCCGAAAATTCACTCGAAACGCCGAATGATGGGCTTTATTTGGTTGACGCTTCCGTTCACCTTTTTTACGCCGATGTTTCGGATTATGTTGCTTGCACCAGTAATGAAACCGCTTAGCGAAAAATTCCAAATGGATAAAAGGAAAATGGCATATATCATCGACGTATCAACAGAACCGATTATTGTTCTTTTGCCAATCGCTACTGCGTTTATCGGGTTTATGACGTCGGTGGTAGAAGGGGCACTTGAGCAAAATGTCATTGCTCAAGCGGCATACCCTCTTTTTTTAGCAAGTTTGCCGTATAATTTTTTTGCGGTGATTGCATTGATTATCGGAATCGTAACAACGTTTCGGCACGTTCAAATAGGAAAAGAAGAGCGAGCACACGTAGAGAGTGAAACAAACTATTTTCACCGGTTAGGATTAAAAAAAGAACTAGCATTAGTCGTTGGCGAGCCACTTCATCTCTTTTTTCCGCTTTTTTTCCTTTTTGTATTTACGATATTTTTTCTTTGGTATGATGGAAAAACAAAAGGTGCTACGACGCTTTTCGCTGCTTTTTCACATGCGGATGCGACGTTTGTCATGTTAGTCGCGCTTTTTCTTACCATTGTTCTCACAGCCATCTTTTATTTCCTTCGCCGCCAGAAACTGCATGAGCTTATTTATCATTTTTTTGAAGGCGGCAACGAGTTAATAGCGGCAATTAGTATGCTTCTTCTTGTTTGGGCGCTATCGTTGACAGCGGAACAGTTAGGTTTTTCCAGTTACATTAGTGCAACGTTCGGAACGTTTTTACCAAAGGAGATTGTTCCAGCAGCCGTGTTTATTCTCGGTTCTTTCATTTCTTATTTTATCGGCACATCATGGGGGACGTGGGGATTATTTATGCCGCTTGGTGTGACGCTTGCATCGGCAACTGGTGCATCATTGCCGATGACGATAGGGGCAGTATTTGCAAGCGGCACGTTTGGCGCGTTTGCCTCCCCATTAGGAGATACAACGATTACGACTGCTTCGATTATGGATTTAGATTTAATGGAATATGCCAAATATAAGTTACGCATTTCACTCTTGTGTGGAGTTTTAGCGCTCATTGGCTATCTCCTCTTTCCGTTCATTAGCTGA
- the treR gene encoding trehalose operon repressor: MKKNKFLTIYNDLSLQIRQGVFQPNDLLPSEHELSQQYKTSRETIRKALNLLSEHGYIQKIKGKGSVVLDVSKYDFPVSGLVSFKELTQQMEKRVRTIVHELQLVKPDDDIRQYLEASAKDEIWKVVRAREIEGEKIILDKDFLHRKFVPLLTREICENSIYEYLENELKLKISFAKKEMFVDKVTDEDRKYLDVGGYEHIVVVQNYVYLEDASLFQFTESRHRLDKFRFVDFARRTH; encoded by the coding sequence ATGAAAAAGAATAAATTTTTAACGATTTACAACGACCTTTCGCTGCAAATTCGCCAAGGAGTGTTTCAGCCAAACGATTTGCTTCCATCTGAGCACGAACTGTCGCAGCAATATAAAACGTCGCGTGAAACGATTCGCAAAGCGTTAAATTTATTGTCAGAGCATGGGTACATTCAAAAAATAAAAGGAAAAGGCTCTGTCGTTCTGGATGTCAGCAAATACGATTTTCCGGTGTCTGGATTAGTCAGTTTTAAAGAGCTAACACAGCAAATGGAAAAACGCGTTCGGACGATTGTTCACGAATTGCAGCTTGTTAAACCAGATGACGATATTCGCCAATATTTAGAGGCAAGTGCAAAAGATGAGATATGGAAAGTCGTTCGCGCCCGTGAAATTGAAGGGGAAAAAATTATTTTAGATAAAGACTTTTTGCATCGAAAATTCGTGCCACTATTAACGCGAGAGATTTGTGAAAACTCGATTTATGAGTATTTAGAAAATGAATTGAAGCTAAAAATTAGTTTTGCGAAAAAAGAAATGTTCGTCGATAAAGTCACCGACGAAGACCGGAAGTATTTAGATGTAGGTGGGTATGAGCATATTGTTGTTGTCCAAAATTATGTGTATCTAGAAGATGCGAGCTTATTTCAATTCACAGAGTCGCGACATCGTCTCGATAAATTTCGGTTTGTCGATTTCGCTCGGCGCACGCATTAA
- a CDS encoding PilZ domain-containing protein has translation MRFKRQEAFRYQFGQPLPCAFRIVRVDHKEIESDKGEAEIHDISPRGMRIKTSLDIPPRPREIQIEVTFMLNDVEFSFIGTLVWQRKANGEYYYGLQLLLSFQQEEILVREIKRYAVLHNSRQRSSI, from the coding sequence GTGCGATTTAAACGGCAAGAAGCGTTCCGTTACCAATTTGGGCAACCGCTCCCTTGTGCGTTTCGTATTGTGCGTGTTGATCATAAAGAAATCGAAAGCGACAAAGGAGAAGCGGAAATTCACGACATTAGTCCGCGAGGAATGAGAATTAAAACATCTCTTGACATTCCCCCTCGTCCGCGAGAAATCCAGATCGAAGTGACGTTTATGCTAAATGATGTCGAGTTTAGTTTTATCGGAACGTTAGTATGGCAGCGAAAGGCAAATGGTGAATATTATTATGGATTGCAACTGCTTCTTTCTTTCCAACAAGAAGAGATATTAGTCCGAGAAATTAAGCGGTACGCTGTGCTCCATAACAGCCGGCAACGCTCTTCTATATAA
- a CDS encoding PTS sugar transporter subunit IIA, with the protein MIVWQGEETIFAPLNGNVIPIEEVPSPTFSYKLLGDGVAIVPCEGKVVSPVDGRVINIFQSKHAIGLLSSKGLEILIHIGLETVLLNGEGFTVHVKKGENVKKGDLLLSFDLSLIKKKAASIITPVIITNSEMTENMVPMAYERCVAGQSALLQVTMRKSYLFRIK; encoded by the coding sequence ATGATCGTCTGGCAAGGGGAAGAAACGATATTTGCACCGTTGAATGGAAATGTTATTCCGATTGAAGAAGTACCAAGCCCTACGTTTTCTTATAAGCTGTTAGGCGATGGGGTCGCAATCGTTCCGTGCGAAGGAAAAGTGGTGTCACCAGTAGATGGACGAGTCATTAATATTTTTCAATCGAAGCATGCGATTGGACTTTTATCGTCAAAAGGATTGGAAATTCTTATTCATATTGGCTTAGAAACGGTGCTATTAAACGGTGAAGGATTTACGGTGCATGTGAAAAAAGGGGAAAACGTAAAAAAAGGGGATTTGTTGCTTTCATTTGATCTTAGCTTAATAAAAAAGAAGGCTGCTAGTATTATTACGCCTGTAATTATTACAAATAGCGAGATGACGGAAAACATGGTACCGATGGCGTACGAAAGATGCGTGGCTGGACAAAGTGCGCTATTACAAGTGACGATGCGCAAATCGTATTTGTTTCGAATCAAATGA
- the parC gene encoding DNA topoisomerase IV subunit A, producing the protein MMERLLDLPLEDVLGDRFGRYSKYIIQERALPDVRDGLKPVQRRILYAMYVDGNTADRGFRKAAKTVGNVIGNFHPHGDSSVYEAMVRMSQEWKLRNVLIEMHGNNGSIDGDPPAAMRYTEARLSPIAAELLRDIDKETVEFVPNFDDTSEEPVVLPAMFPNLLVNGSTGISAGYATEIPPHHLGEVIDAVMMRIDRPTCTVDELMTVLHGPDFPTGGIIQGKDGIKKAYETGRGKIIIRGKATIESVKGGKQQIVITEIPYEVNKANLVKKIDELRFDRKLDGIADVRDETDRTGLRIVIELKKEADAEGILNYLYKNTDLQVPYNFNMVAIHKRRPKLLSLPELLDAYIEHQKEVVTNRSRYELKKAYNRQHVVEGLMKALSILDEVIATIRASKDKRDAKDQLIARYDFTEVQAEAIVTLQLYRLTNTDITALKQEAEELAKKIAELTAILASEKKLLSVIKTELKKLKKVYADVRRTVIQEEIEEIKINLEVIIPAEDVIVTVTKEGYVKRTSFRSYTASNGQDFGMKESDRLLAQLEMNTTDVLLLFTRKGNYIYCPVHELPDIRWKDVGQHISSLVPLDRDDDLISAVSVRDFEQPLDLLFITKQGMVKRTELKQYKVQRYGRPMIAMNIKENDEVVNVYVTDGTNDLFIVTHQGYGLWFGEEEISTVGVRAAGVKGIQLKEEDFVVAASPIRHADSAVVVIATQRGAVKKMALHEFDKSSRAKRGLVMLRELKTNPHRIVAAFILENDSGHVIIRTEKGETEAVDITAWKCSDRYSNGTFIIDSEEAGEIKEIWLSIHA; encoded by the coding sequence ATGATGGAACGATTGCTCGATTTACCATTAGAAGACGTATTAGGTGACCGATTTGGTCGCTATAGTAAATACATTATTCAAGAACGGGCGCTTCCTGATGTGCGCGACGGACTAAAGCCGGTGCAACGCCGCATTTTATATGCGATGTACGTTGATGGAAACACCGCAGATAGGGGATTCCGCAAAGCAGCAAAAACCGTCGGAAACGTCATTGGCAACTTTCATCCGCACGGCGATTCTTCTGTCTACGAAGCGATGGTGCGGATGAGCCAAGAATGGAAGTTGCGCAATGTGTTAATTGAAATGCATGGCAATAACGGTAGCATCGACGGTGACCCGCCGGCAGCGATGCGTTACACGGAAGCGCGGTTATCTCCGATTGCCGCAGAACTGTTGCGCGACATTGATAAAGAAACGGTCGAATTTGTGCCAAACTTTGACGACACGAGCGAAGAACCAGTCGTCTTGCCTGCGATGTTTCCTAACTTATTAGTAAACGGCTCGACTGGCATTTCGGCAGGGTATGCGACCGAAATACCGCCACATCATTTAGGCGAAGTCATTGATGCGGTGATGATGCGGATTGACCGTCCAACGTGCACAGTCGATGAACTAATGACTGTACTGCACGGACCGGATTTTCCGACCGGCGGCATTATTCAAGGGAAAGACGGAATTAAAAAAGCGTACGAAACAGGTAGAGGAAAAATCATTATTCGTGGCAAAGCAACGATTGAATCTGTCAAAGGCGGAAAACAACAAATTGTCATTACCGAAATTCCATATGAAGTTAATAAAGCAAATCTCGTAAAAAAAATCGATGAACTTCGTTTTGACCGAAAACTTGATGGAATTGCGGATGTTCGGGACGAAACCGATCGAACCGGTCTTCGCATTGTCATCGAGTTAAAGAAAGAAGCGGATGCAGAAGGCATTTTAAACTACTTATATAAAAATACAGATTTACAAGTACCATATAACTTTAACATGGTCGCTATTCACAAACGACGGCCAAAACTATTAAGCCTTCCGGAACTACTCGATGCGTATATTGAACACCAAAAAGAAGTCGTCACAAACCGCTCGCGCTACGAACTAAAAAAAGCGTATAACCGTCAACATGTCGTCGAAGGGCTGATGAAAGCATTGTCCATTCTCGATGAGGTCATCGCAACGATTCGCGCTTCGAAAGATAAGCGAGACGCCAAAGACCAATTGATTGCTCGTTACGATTTCACGGAAGTGCAAGCAGAAGCGATTGTCACATTACAGCTATACCGTTTAACAAACACCGACATTACGGCATTAAAACAAGAAGCGGAAGAGTTAGCGAAAAAAATTGCGGAGCTAACAGCTATTTTAGCGAGTGAAAAAAAATTGTTGTCCGTGATCAAAACCGAGCTAAAAAAACTAAAAAAAGTGTATGCCGATGTGCGACGAACAGTTATTCAAGAAGAAATAGAGGAAATTAAAATTAACTTAGAAGTGATCATTCCTGCTGAAGACGTCATCGTTACTGTCACGAAAGAAGGATATGTGAAACGGACAAGCTTTCGTTCATATACGGCATCTAACGGGCAAGACTTTGGGATGAAAGAATCCGACCGCTTATTAGCACAATTAGAGATGAATACAACGGACGTACTCCTTCTCTTTACACGCAAAGGAAACTATATTTATTGCCCTGTTCATGAGTTGCCTGATATTCGTTGGAAAGACGTGGGACAACATATTTCCAGCCTCGTGCCGTTAGACAGAGACGATGATCTCATCTCTGCCGTTTCCGTCCGCGATTTTGAACAACCGCTTGATCTTCTATTTATCACGAAGCAAGGAATGGTCAAACGAACTGAGTTAAAACAATATAAAGTGCAGCGGTACGGACGCCCGATGATTGCAATGAACATAAAAGAAAACGACGAAGTAGTAAATGTCTACGTTACCGACGGAACAAACGACCTGTTTATTGTGACGCATCAAGGATACGGGCTTTGGTTTGGGGAAGAAGAAATTAGCACCGTCGGGGTGCGCGCTGCTGGAGTGAAGGGAATTCAGCTAAAAGAAGAAGATTTCGTTGTCGCTGCTTCCCCTATTCGCCATGCAGATTCGGCAGTAGTCGTGATTGCGACCCAGCGCGGAGCAGTCAAAAAAATGGCGCTCCATGAGTTTGACAAGTCGTCGCGAGCAAAACGTGGACTTGTGATGCTTCGGGAATTAAAAACGAATCCGCATCGCATTGTTGCTGCATTTATTCTAGAAAACGACAGCGGTCATGTCATTATACGAACGGAAAAAGGGGAAACGGAAGCGGTTGATATTACGGCATGGAAATGTTCCGATCGCTACAGTAACGGCACTTTCATTATCGACAGCGAAGAAGCTGGAGAAATAAAAGAAATATGGTTATCTATTCACGCCTAA
- the treC gene encoding alpha,alpha-phosphotrehalase: MRGGIEVNKQPWWKKAVVYQIYPKSFKDTNGDGIGDLQGIIEKLDYLKTLGIDVIWLTPIYQSPQRDNGYDISDYFAIYEPYGTMEDFEQLLAEVHQRNMKIMMDIVVNHTSTEHKWFKEARSSKDHPYRHFYIWKDGRDGKYPNNWKSKFGGSAWEYDEHTGQYYLHLFDVTQADLNWENEELRRKLYDMMHFWLKKGVDGFRLDVINLISKDQRFPDDDGSVPPGDGRKFYTDGPRIHEFLQEMNREVFSKYDMMTVGEMSSTTIDHCIQYTNPERKELNMTFNFHHLKVDYPNGEKWAVANFDFSALKRILSTWQIEMNKGGGWNALFWCNHDQPRIVSRYGNDNVYRKEAAKMLATVIHLMQGTPYIYQGEEIGMTDPKFTRIDDYRDVETLNMYQILRAQGKTEEEVLNILQRKSRDNSRTPMQWDDSEHAGFTTGTPWIRVARNYRDINVKQALEDKTSVFYHYQRLIQLRKQYEIITTGDYQLLLEDDPSIFAYVRNGDNEKLLVINNFFAEETTFRLPSEIEVDGYESRVLIANYEEAPKQFQQIRLRPYESIVYHLTK; the protein is encoded by the coding sequence ATGAGAGGTGGGATTGAAGTGAATAAACAACCGTGGTGGAAAAAAGCAGTTGTCTATCAAATTTATCCGAAAAGTTTTAAAGATACGAATGGAGATGGGATCGGGGATTTGCAAGGGATTATTGAAAAACTGGACTACTTAAAAACATTAGGTATTGACGTAATTTGGCTGACTCCGATCTATCAATCACCGCAGCGCGATAACGGCTATGATATTAGCGATTATTTTGCGATATACGAACCGTACGGAACGATGGAAGACTTTGAACAGCTGTTAGCAGAAGTGCATCAACGAAATATGAAAATCATGATGGATATTGTCGTCAATCATACATCGACTGAACATAAGTGGTTTAAAGAAGCGAGATCGTCTAAAGATCATCCATACCGTCATTTCTACATTTGGAAAGACGGACGCGATGGAAAATACCCCAACAATTGGAAATCTAAATTCGGCGGTTCGGCATGGGAATACGATGAGCATACAGGTCAATATTACTTGCATTTGTTCGATGTTACACAAGCGGATTTAAATTGGGAGAATGAGGAGTTGCGACGGAAACTGTATGATATGATGCATTTTTGGTTAAAAAAGGGTGTTGACGGTTTTCGTTTAGATGTCATTAATTTAATTTCGAAAGATCAGCGTTTCCCGGATGATGACGGATCTGTACCACCAGGGGACGGCCGAAAATTTTACACAGACGGTCCACGCATTCATGAATTTTTGCAAGAAATGAATCGCGAAGTGTTTTCGAAATATGATATGATGACCGTTGGCGAAATGTCATCGACAACGATTGACCATTGTATTCAATATACTAACCCGGAGCGCAAAGAGTTAAATATGACGTTTAATTTCCACCATTTAAAAGTCGATTATCCAAACGGGGAAAAATGGGCGGTTGCAAATTTCGATTTCTCCGCATTAAAACGAATTCTGTCTACTTGGCAAATCGAAATGAACAAAGGCGGAGGCTGGAATGCGCTGTTTTGGTGCAATCACGATCAGCCTCGCATCGTGTCGCGCTATGGCAATGATAACGTTTATCGGAAAGAAGCGGCGAAAATGCTTGCGACCGTCATTCATTTGATGCAAGGGACGCCATATATTTATCAAGGCGAAGAAATCGGCATGACCGACCCGAAATTTACGCGAATAGACGACTATCGCGACGTCGAGACGTTAAATATGTACCAGATTTTACGGGCGCAAGGAAAAACAGAAGAGGAAGTGTTAAATATTTTACAGCGAAAATCGCGCGATAATTCGCGGACGCCGATGCAATGGGACGATAGCGAACATGCTGGGTTCACCACCGGTACACCGTGGATTCGCGTCGCTCGCAATTACCGTGACATTAACGTCAAGCAAGCGCTGGAAGACAAGACGTCCGTTTTTTATCATTATCAGCGGTTAATCCAGTTGCGCAAGCAGTACGAGATTATTACGACGGGAGATTATCAATTATTACTAGAAGACGATCCATCGATTTTCGCTTACGTCCGAAATGGAGACAATGAGAAACTATTGGTTATTAACAATTTCTTTGCAGAAGAAACGACATTTAGGTTACCTAGCGAAATAGAAGTAGACGGCTACGAGAGCCGCGTGTTAATCGCCAACTATGAAGAGGCACCAAAGCAATTTCAACAAATTCGTTTACGTCCGTACGAATCGATTGTGTATCACTTAACAAAATGA
- the treP gene encoding PTS system trehalose-specific EIIBC component translates to MDKRSVQQIVQAVGGRENVIAATHCVTRLRFALKDEGKVNKEALEQIDMVKGSFSVNGQFQVVIGQGLVDKVYNEMIEMTGLAKATKQDIKDAAEAKLNPFQRAIKTLADIFIPILPAIVTAGLLMGINNVLTGQDIFYDGKSFVDVHKEWADVASMINLIANTAFVFLPGLIGWSAVTKFGGSPLLGIVLGLMLVHPDLLNAWGWGAAKEKGDIPVWHLFGFDVQKVGYQGQVLPVLVASYVLAKIEQYLRKRIPDAFQLLLVAPLSLLITGFLAFIAIGPITFAIGNAITSVFVTIFNNVPAIGGFLYGALYAPLVVTGMHHTFLPVDLQLISSTGGTFLWPILVMSNIAQGSAALAMMFLAKDEKLKGLAVTSSVSAYLGITEPAMFGVNLRFRYPFIFAMTGAAIAGMFITINQVLAPSIGVGGLPGFLSIVPQKWTPFFIGMAIAIAVPFALTYVFGKFKKETK, encoded by the coding sequence ATGGATAAACGCTCCGTACAGCAAATTGTGCAAGCCGTTGGCGGAAGAGAAAACGTTATCGCAGCCACCCATTGCGTGACGCGGTTACGCTTCGCATTAAAAGACGAAGGAAAAGTTAACAAAGAAGCACTCGAACAAATCGATATGGTCAAAGGCTCTTTTTCTGTAAACGGCCAATTTCAAGTTGTGATCGGTCAAGGATTAGTCGATAAAGTATACAATGAAATGATTGAGATGACAGGTCTTGCCAAAGCGACGAAGCAAGACATTAAAGATGCCGCTGAAGCGAAGTTAAATCCTTTTCAGCGAGCGATTAAAACGTTAGCTGATATTTTCATTCCAATTTTACCTGCCATCGTTACTGCCGGTTTATTGATGGGGATTAACAACGTATTGACAGGACAAGACATTTTTTATGATGGAAAATCATTTGTCGACGTGCATAAAGAATGGGCGGATGTGGCGAGCATGATTAACTTAATTGCCAATACTGCATTCGTTTTCTTGCCAGGGCTCATCGGCTGGTCGGCGGTCACAAAATTTGGCGGAAGCCCGTTATTAGGGATTGTGCTCGGCTTAATGCTTGTACACCCTGATTTATTGAATGCGTGGGGATGGGGAGCAGCGAAAGAAAAAGGCGATATTCCAGTATGGCATTTATTTGGGTTTGATGTGCAAAAGGTAGGATACCAAGGACAAGTATTGCCTGTTTTAGTAGCGTCGTATGTATTAGCAAAAATCGAGCAATATTTGCGAAAACGTATTCCAGATGCGTTTCAGTTGTTGCTCGTTGCCCCTCTTTCGTTATTGATTACTGGATTTTTAGCATTTATCGCGATCGGTCCTATTACGTTTGCGATTGGGAATGCCATTACGAGTGTGTTTGTCACAATTTTCAATAACGTTCCGGCAATTGGTGGCTTCTTATACGGTGCTTTATACGCTCCGTTAGTTGTTACAGGGATGCATCATACGTTTTTACCAGTTGATTTACAGCTTATTTCTAGCACGGGTGGTACGTTTTTATGGCCGATTCTTGTCATGTCTAATATCGCGCAAGGCTCAGCTGCGCTGGCGATGATGTTTTTGGCAAAAGACGAAAAATTAAAAGGGCTTGCCGTTACCTCTTCCGTATCGGCGTACCTTGGAATTACAGAACCAGCGATGTTCGGGGTGAACTTGCGCTTCCGTTATCCGTTTATTTTTGCGATGACAGGTGCAGCGATTGCGGGAATGTTCATTACCATTAACCAAGTGCTTGCACCGTCGATTGGTGTCGGCGGACTTCCTGGATTTTTATCGATTGTTCCGCAGAAATGGACGCCATTTTTCATCGGAATGGCGATCGCGATTGCGGTTCCGTTCGCGTTAACGTATGTGTTCGGAAAATTTAAGAAGGAAACAAAATAA